One region of Camelus bactrianus isolate YW-2024 breed Bactrian camel chromosome 22, ASM4877302v1, whole genome shotgun sequence genomic DNA includes:
- the LOC105082661 gene encoding olfactory receptor 10H4-like — translation MYLFTLLGNLLIMATIWRERSLHTPMYLFLCALSISEILFTVAVTPRMLVDMLSTHRSISFVACASQMFFSFTFGFTHSFLLMIMGYDRYVAICHPLHYNVLMSTRDCARLVSWSWAGGSVMGMMLTLIVFHLTFCGSNEIHHFVCHVLSLLKLACEKETLYVTMGVILVCVTALMGCLFLIFLSYVFIVAAILRIPSAEGRHKTFSTCVSHLTIVIVHYGFASIIYLKPKGSHSMDSNTLMATTYTVFTPFLSPIIFSLRNKELKNAMKRTFHRTFCPSSS, via the coding sequence ATGTACCTGTTCACACTTCTGGGCAACCTGCTCATCATGGCCACCATCTGGAGGGAGCGCAGCCTCCACACGCCCATGTACCTCTTCCTGTGCGCCCTCTCCATCTCCGAGATTCTGTTCACTGTTGCTGTCACCCCTCGAATGCTGGTCGACATGCTCTCCACCCACCGCTCCATCTCCTTCGTGGCCTGTGCCAGCCAGATGTTCTTCTCCTTCACGTTTGGCTTCACCCACTCCTTCCTGCTCATGATCATGGGctatgaccgctacgtggccatctgccACCCCCTGCACTACAACGTGCTCATGAGCACACGTGACTGTGCCCGTCTCGTGTCCTGGTCCTGGGCTGGTGGCTCAGTCATGGGGATGATGTTGACACTGATAGTTTTTCATCTCACCTTCTGTGGGTCTAATGAGATCCACCACTTTGTCTGCCATGTGCTTTCTCTCTTGAAGTTGGCCTGTGAGAAGGAGACATTGTATGTCACCATGGGTGTCATCCTGGTTTGTGTCACAGCCCTGATGGGGTGCTTATTCCTCATCTTCCTCTCCTATGTCTTCATCGTGGCCGCCATCTTGAGGATCCCCTCAGCTGAGGGCCGGCACAAGACCTTCTCCACATGTGTGTCCCACCTCACCATAGTGATTGTGCACTACGGTTTTGCCTCCATCATCTACCTCAAGCCCAAGGGCTCCCATTCCATGGACAGTAACACTCTGATGGCCACCACCTATACAGTCTTCACCCCCTTTCTTAGCCCGATCATCTTCAGCCTCAGGAATAAGGAGCTGAAGAATGCCATGAAGAGAACCTTCCACAGAACATTCTGTCCCTCAAGCTCCTGA
- the LOC105074556 gene encoding olfactory receptor 1M1-like yields the protein MGNHTQVSEFILLGLSEQPLHRQILFGLSFGLYLIGCTGNLLTILAIVRDPHLHSPMYFFLSNLSLLDICFTSTTIPKMLVNHLCGNTTISFSACLAQMYFFIAFGAADSILLSAMAYDRYLAICCPLHYVTIMSILRCASLVLIPWISANLVSMVHTILMTRLSFCTNRIPHFLCDLNALIKLSCSDTQVNEMLVLVLGGSVVLIPFVYIMASYTPIAVAVWKVPSAQGRWKAFSTCGSHLCVVSLFYGTIIGVYFNPASTHTTQKDMAATVMYTMVTPMLNPFIYSLRNRDLKGALRRLLSRNPFAKPL from the coding sequence ATGGGCAATCACACCCAAGTCTCTGAATTCATCCTTCTCGGCCTCTCTGAGCAACCACTGCACAGGCAGATACTCTTTGGTTTATCCTTCGGCCTGTATCTAATTGGGTGCACAGGGAATCTGCTCACCATCCTGGCCATCGTCAGGGACCCTCACCTCCACagccccatgtacttcttcctcagcAACTTGTCTCTTCTCGACATCTGCTTTACATCCACCACCATCCCCAAGATGCTGGTAAACCACCTGTGCGGGAACACCACCATCTCCTTCTCAGCTTGCCTGGCTCAGATGTATTTCTTCATTGCCTTTGGGGCAGCTGACAGCATCCTTCTATCAGCCATGGCTTATGACCGCTACCTGGCCATCTGCTGCCCACTGCACTACGTGACAATCATGAGCATCCTTCGGTGTGCCTCGCTGGTGCTGATACCCTGGATCTCAGCCAACCTCGTCTCCATGGTCCACACTATCCTGATGACCCGCTTGTCCTTTTGCACCAATAGGATCCCACACTTCCTCTGTGACCTCAATGCCTTGATCAAGCTCTCCTGCTCAGATACTCAAGTCAATGAGATGCTGGTGTTGGTCCTTGGGGGCTCAGTAGTTCTGATCCCTTTTGTGTACATCATGGCCTCTTACACACCTATTGCTGTGGCTGTGTGGAAggtgccctctgcccagggcagGTGGAAAGCGTTCTCCACCTGTGGCTCTCACCTTTGTGTTGTCTCTCTGTTCTATGGGACTATCATTGGAGTCTACTTCAACCCTGCATCCACACACACCACTCAGAAGGACATGGCCGCCACAGTGATGTACACCATGGTCACCCCCATGCTGAACCCCTTCATCTACAGCCTGCGGAACCGAGATCTGAAGGGTGCCCTCAGGAGACTTCTCAGTAGGAATCCCTTTGCTAAGCCTCTTTGA